Proteins encoded by one window of Clostridium perfringens:
- the pgsA gene encoding CDP-diacylglycerol--glycerol-3-phosphate 3-phosphatidyltransferase, translated as MNLANKLTLIRIILVPIFLVFIAYQDLPYGSVIATLIFIIASVTDQLDGYIARSRNQVTNFGKFMDPLADKLLVTAALISLVELQLVPAWAAIVIIAREFAVSGLRTIAASEGLVIAASWWGKIKTVIQIIAIVLLLLQVNIINSPGIKELVAGSSFLRNFFIYVPDIFLYLAVAITIISGVDYFRKNKNVINTYK; from the coding sequence ATGAATCTTGCAAATAAATTAACTTTAATTAGAATAATTTTAGTGCCCATATTCTTAGTATTTATAGCTTACCAAGACTTACCTTATGGGAGTGTAATAGCAACACTTATATTCATAATAGCATCTGTTACAGATCAACTAGATGGATATATTGCAAGATCAAGAAATCAAGTAACTAACTTTGGTAAGTTTATGGACCCTTTGGCAGATAAGCTACTAGTTACAGCAGCACTTATATCTTTAGTTGAATTACAATTAGTTCCTGCATGGGCAGCTATTGTAATAATAGCTAGAGAGTTTGCTGTTTCAGGTTTAAGAACCATAGCTGCATCAGAGGGGTTAGTTATAGCTGCTAGCTGGTGGGGAAAAATTAAAACTGTAATACAAATAATTGCCATAGTGCTTTTATTATTACAAGTAAATATAATTAATTCACCAGGAATTAAGGAATTAGTTGCAGGCAGCAGCTTTTTAAGAAATTTCTTTATATATGTTCCAGATATATTCTTATATTTAGCTGTTGCAATAACAATAATTTCTGGAGTAGATTACTTTAGAAAAAATAAAAATGTTATAAATACTTATAAATAA